GGAGCCGGGGGTCCACGTCGTGGTCAACGTCCCGGTCGACGACGCCGACCGACTGCCGCCCGGACGGATCGACGCCGCCCGCGAGCAGGCTGCAAACGCCCGCCGGGTGCGGGCCGAGCTGGCCCCCGACTGCGACGAGGACGTCGACGGCTGGCTCGAGCGAGCGGGCGACGTCCTCGGGACTCACGAGTACGGCGTCTGCGTTCACGGCGACGGCTACGGCACGAAGTCCTCGTCGCTGATCGCACTCGGTGACCGCCCACGGTACGCGTTCGCGCCAGGGCCGCCCTGCGAGACGGCCTACGAACCGGTCACCGTCCCCGACTGGGATGACGACCGCGAAGGGCACATTTAAGCGGCTCGCTCCACCTGATACTGGTATGCACGCACTTGCGCCCGTAGCGTCGAGTACGGGGTGGTCGCAGTGAGCGTCTCCGAGACCGAAGCCGAGCTCAGCGAGGACGAGCGGGCCGGCCTCGAGCTCGTCCGTGAGACCGGCGGCATCCACCAGAGCGACTTCTGGAAGGAGCTCGACGTCTCCTCCAGGAAGGGGAGTCGAATCGTCGAGTCGTTAGTCGAAAAGGGGCTGGTCGACCGTGAGGATACGATCTACAACGGGCACAACACCTACTACATTACGCCGATCGCCCGTGACCTGGATTTTACCCTGCTGATGGCGGGCGACATGCTCTCGCCGTTTATCGGCGAGGACGAGGTCGATCCAAACAGCGACGCCTTCTCGCAGTGGATCATGAACCTCGCCTACGAGGAGTGAGCTAGCCCGGGCGGCGTCGCTTGCTCGCCGCCGCGCTCGGTCGGTAGCTCGAACAGCCGTCGCTACCGCTTCTGGTCGTCGGCGATTCGGGCTCGGAAACACACACCGGCGGTCGAAAAAACGTGCGTCGGCCTACTCGAGCGCGCTTGCAGCCCGAATCAGTCGCTCCTCGCCGAAGGCCGGACCGATCAGCTGGAGCCCCACCGGGAGCCCGTCGGTCTCGCCGGCCGGCACCGAGATCGCCGGCAGATCGGCGAGGTTGACCGGGACGGTGTTTGCGTCCGCGGGGTACATCTGCAGCGGGTCCTCGAGGCTCTCTCCCTGCTCGAACGGCGGCACCGGCATCGTCGGCGAGGCCAGCACGTCTGCGTCCTCGAGGGCCTCGTCGAAGTCCTGTTTGACCCAGGCGCGGGCGTCCTGGGCCTTCTTGTAGTACTTGTCGTGATACCCCGCCGAGAGCGCGTACGTACCGAGCAGGATCCGTCGCTTGACTTCGTCGCCGAACCCTTCCTTCCGCGCCTCCGCGAAGGTCTCGTTCCAGTTGCCCTCGCTATCGACGTCGTGACCGTACCGCACTCCGTCGAACCGGGCGAGATTCGAAGACGCCTCCGACATCGCGATCACGTAGTAGGCCTCGACGGCGTGTTCGACGGAGGGCAGCGAAACCTCGTGGTACTCCGCGCCCTGGGCCTCGAGGTCGGCAATCGCGTCCCAGAACGTCTCGACGACGTCCTCGTCGGCACCCTCGAGCAGTTCGGTCGGGACGCCGATCGAGAGTCCGTCGACGTCGCCAGTCGCGGCGTCGGCGTAGCTCGCGTCGTCGCCCTCGTCCCGCGTGGTCGCGTCCCGGTCGTCGCTACCTGCGATGACGTCGAGCAGCCGGGCGGCGTCCGAGACGGTTTCGCCGAACGGGCCGATCTGTTCCAGACTGTTGCCGTAGGCGACCAGGCCGTACCGCGAGACCAGCCCGTAGGTCGGCTTGATCCCGACGACGCCACAGAAGGCGGCCGGACAGCGAATCGATCCGCCGGTGTCGGAGCCAAGCGCGAGATCCGCCTCGTCGGCGGCGACGGCGGCCGCCGAGCCCCCCGAGGAGCCACCCGGGACGCGGCCCGGTGCGGCGGGGTTGTCCGTCGGTCCGAAGTACGACGTTTCGGTGGTCGACCCCATTCCGAACTCGTCCATGTTGGCCTTGCCGACGATCGTCGCCCCCGCCTCCTTGAGCCGCGAGATCACGGTCGCGTCGTAGGGCGGAACGTACTCCTCGAGCATCCGGGAGCCACAGGTCGTCCGGACGCCCGCGGTGGAGATGTTGTCCTTGACGGCGACGGTCGTGCCCGAAAGCGGACCCTCGTCGTCGCCCTCGATGCGTTCCTCGGTGATGAAGACGTTCTCGCTCATGAGACGTTCGGCCCCTTGAAGTAGCCGTCCTCGGTTTCGGGCGCGTTCCGCAGCGCCGCGTCCCGGTCCAGCGAGTCCCGTTCCTCGTCGGGTCGCATCACGTTCGTGAGGTCGGCCTCACGGTCGACCTCGGGCACCTCGTCGAGGGTCTCGAAGTACTCGAGGACGTCCGCGAACTGTCGGGTGAACTGGTCGACCTCCGCGTCGGTCAGGTCGACGCGAGCCAGCTCCGCGACGTGGCGGACCTCCTCGGCACTGACGGCGTCGTCGCTCATACCAGATCCCACCGGGCTCCGGAGAGTAAGAGTTTCGATACCGCCGTCGACAGTCCGGTCGTGGTAACGGCGTGTTACCTCGCAGGCGGGCCCGAGTACGACCGAAGTATTTAACTCCATCGGATCCGTGGAACGGGAACAGAACGTTCTCCGGTCGACTCCCCCGGCCGGATTCTCCCCCACGATGACAGACTCACGTATCCAGACCAGGAGCGGCCAGCGTCGCTCGGGCGAGCGCGAGGAGGCAAGCGAGTCGACCGACGAGCGAGAGCAGTGTCCCGAATGTGGCGGTCGCTTGCGCTCCGACAGCGAGCACGCCGAGACGGTATGCCAGGACTGCGGGCTGGTAGTCGAGGAAGGCGAGATCGACCGCGGTCCGGAGTGGCGCGCGTTCGACGCCGCCGAGAAAGACGAGAAGTCCCGCGTCGGCGCCCCGACGACGAACATGATGCACGACCAGGGGCTGTCGACGAACATCGGCTGGCAGGACAAGGACGCCTACGGCCGCTCGCTGTCGAGCCGCCAGCGCCAGAAGATGCAGCGGCTGCGCACCTGGAACGAGCGCTTCCGTACCCGTGACTCCAAGGAGCGCAATCTCAAGCAGGCGCTTGGCGAGATCGATCGGATGGCCAGCGCACTCGGACTCCCCGAGAACGTCCGCGAGACTGCAAGCGTGATCTACCGCCGGGCCCTCGAGGAGGACCTGCTGCCCGGCCGCTCGATCGAGGGCGTCGCCACCTCCGCGCTGTACGCGGCCGCCCGCCAGGCCGGCACCCCCCGCAGCCTCGACGAGATCTCGGCGGTCTCGCGGGTCGGTAAGGACGAGATCGCCCGCACTTACCGCTACGTAATCCGCGAGCTCGGGCTCGAGGTCCAGCCCGCTGATCCCGAGAGCTACGTCCCCCGCTTTGCGAGCGAGCTCGAGCTCTCAGACGAGACCGAACGGCGCGCCCGTAGCCTCCTCCAGACGGCCAAGGAAGAAGGCGTCCACTCGGGAAAGTCGCCCGTCGGACTCGCCGCCGCAGCCGTCTACGCCGCTGCGCTACTCACCAACGAGAAGGTCACCCAGAACGACGTCAGCGAGGTCGCCAGCATCTCCGAAGTGACGATCCGCAATCGGTACCACGAACTCCTCGAGGCCGAGGGCAGCCCCGTCATCTGAACGAGGACGAAGGCACGTCCGCAGCGAGATCGGTCGCCACGGCCGGCGCTCGCCGGGGGGTACGCAGATGGGCCTCCGGCCCGGACGTCCCGACGTGACCGCGACAGCACCAGCCACCGAGACGGACGCGTCGTTGCTCCCGTCCGGGGGAGCGACGTCGTCCTCGCGGGTCGTCAACGGAGTAGAGCTACACACCGTCGTCGCCGGTGACCCGGACGATCCGCTGGTCGTGTTGTTACACGGGTTTCCCGAGTTCTGGTACGAGTGGCGCGAACAGATCGAGCCGCTGGTCGAGGACGGCTACCGGGTCGTGGTCCCCGACCAGCGGGGGTACAACCTGAGCGAGAAACCCCGGTCGGTTCGAGCCTACCGGCTTGCGGAGCTCTCCCGGGACGTCGCCGAGCTGATCGCGAGCGAGGGCCGCGAGAGCGCTCACGTCGTCGGTCACGACTGGGGCGGCGTCGTCGCCTGGGACCTCGCGTACCGGTACCCCGACCGGATCGATCGGCTCGGGATCGTCAACGCGCCACATCCGACCGCCTACCGCCAGCAGCTCCTGTCGAACCCCGAACAGCTCAGGCGCGGCTGGTACGCGATGGCGTTCCAGCTCCCCTGGCTACCCGAGCGGCTGTGTCGATTCGACGACTTCCGACTGCTCGAGGACGCTCTCCAGGGAACCGCGGCGGAGGGAACCTTCACCGAACGGGAGCTGTCCCAGTACCGACGCGCGTGGCGTCGCGAGGGAGCGGTGCGCGGGCCGCTAAACTGGTACCGCGCGATCGCGCGACACCCGCCCGAACGGCGACGGGACTCCCTCGAGCAGCCGACGCTCGTGATCTGGGGCGAGGACGACGACGCGTTCGTTCCCGAGCTGGGACTCGAGAGCGTTCGCTTCTGTGAGCGCGGCCGCCTCGAGCGGCTGCCGGAGACGAGCCACTGGGTGCCCCACGAGCGGCCCGCGGAGACGATAGCGCTGCTGTGTGACCACCTCGCGGGTGCCGACTGACACGTAGGCCGTAGCGGATCGGTCGCCGTCTACGGCGTCGCGGCGTGCCGTCCAGTCGGGCGAGGACCCGCCGACGCCTCTCGACCGAGACCTCGATCGCAGCGCCACTCGTCGGGAGCGGTCCTGTACGCTCCATTCCCACGACGTAGGAATCGTAAGGGTACTATTGTCATCCTCCTCCCTAGGTCCGAGCCGAACAGGTTCGCATGGCCCACGCAACACTCACCGTCACGATGCCCGAACAGGTCTGGATTCAGCAGGTGTCGACGGCCTATCCGGCGGCGACGTTTCGTGTCCTCGCAGCCGTTCCCGGCAGCGAGTCCGGATTCGCGCTCGTTCGGATCACCGGCTCGTCCGTACCGGAGATGGTCGCCGAAATCGAGACCCACCCGCAAGTCCTCGAGCTCACGGTCGTCCAGCGAAGCGAGCGGGAGGCAACGATCCACTTCGAAACAACGGCGCCCCTCCTGCTGTTTTCGGCCAGGGAGTCGGGGATCCCGATCGAGCTCCCCGTCGAGATTCAGGACGGCGAGGCGACGATCGAGGTCACGGGTTCGCGCGAACGCCTCGCCGAACTGGCCGAACAGCTCGAACAGTTCGGACTCCAGTACCGTATCGAGCGGGTGCAAGAGCGGCTTCACCAGAGCCAGCTCCTCTCCGAGCGCCAGCTCGAGGTCGTTTCGGCCGCCGTCGACGCGGGGTACTACGACACGCCCCGGCGGTGCTCGCTGACCGAGCTGGCCGGCCACCTCGGAATCGCCAAATCGACCTGTAGCGAGACGCTCCACCGGGCAGAGGAGGCGATCGTCAAACAGTTCGTCGAGGACCTGCCGGGCGAAGATCGGCTCGAGGAACAGCTCGCGAGCGGGTGAGTTTCTCCGAGGACGTTCTTTCTCCGAGGACGTTCGCGATCGATCCCGAGTTCGTGCTAGTGAGAATCGGTACCATATATCGCCTCGATAAATCAGTTTCGGTCCCTGTAACTAAAGTATAGGCGAACATGTTCGCAATCGTTCTCAGAAGTTGGAAATCAGCTCGATGGTTCAACACCATCTAGTTGCGACTGCGGGATAGAGGCTACAGATATGGCTGTATTCAACTTTGTCCCGACGTGTAATCGATCGGACTCGACCAGAGGTGTTCTCGGGGAATGAGTGCGGACGACGA
This genomic window from Natronococcus occultus SP4 contains:
- a CDS encoding helix-turn-helix transcriptional regulator — protein: MSVSETEAELSEDERAGLELVRETGGIHQSDFWKELDVSSRKGSRIVESLVEKGLVDREDTIYNGHNTYYITPIARDLDFTLLMAGDMLSPFIGEDEVDPNSDAFSQWIMNLAYEE
- the gatA gene encoding Asp-tRNA(Asn)/Glu-tRNA(Gln) amidotransferase subunit GatA — encoded protein: MSENVFITEERIEGDDEGPLSGTTVAVKDNISTAGVRTTCGSRMLEEYVPPYDATVISRLKEAGATIVGKANMDEFGMGSTTETSYFGPTDNPAAPGRVPGGSSGGSAAAVAADEADLALGSDTGGSIRCPAAFCGVVGIKPTYGLVSRYGLVAYGNSLEQIGPFGETVSDAARLLDVIAGSDDRDATTRDEGDDASYADAATGDVDGLSIGVPTELLEGADEDVVETFWDAIADLEAQGAEYHEVSLPSVEHAVEAYYVIAMSEASSNLARFDGVRYGHDVDSEGNWNETFAEARKEGFGDEVKRRILLGTYALSAGYHDKYYKKAQDARAWVKQDFDEALEDADVLASPTMPVPPFEQGESLEDPLQMYPADANTVPVNLADLPAISVPAGETDGLPVGLQLIGPAFGEERLIRAASALE
- the gatC gene encoding Asp-tRNA(Asn)/Glu-tRNA(Gln) amidotransferase subunit GatC, which codes for MSDDAVSAEEVRHVAELARVDLTDAEVDQFTRQFADVLEYFETLDEVPEVDREADLTNVMRPDEERDSLDRDAALRNAPETEDGYFKGPNVS
- a CDS encoding transcription initiation factor IIB — protein: MTDSRIQTRSGQRRSGEREEASESTDEREQCPECGGRLRSDSEHAETVCQDCGLVVEEGEIDRGPEWRAFDAAEKDEKSRVGAPTTNMMHDQGLSTNIGWQDKDAYGRSLSSRQRQKMQRLRTWNERFRTRDSKERNLKQALGEIDRMASALGLPENVRETASVIYRRALEEDLLPGRSIEGVATSALYAAARQAGTPRSLDEISAVSRVGKDEIARTYRYVIRELGLEVQPADPESYVPRFASELELSDETERRARSLLQTAKEEGVHSGKSPVGLAAAAVYAAALLTNEKVTQNDVSEVASISEVTIRNRYHELLEAEGSPVI
- a CDS encoding alpha/beta fold hydrolase, whose product is MGLRPGRPDVTATAPATETDASLLPSGGATSSSRVVNGVELHTVVAGDPDDPLVVLLHGFPEFWYEWREQIEPLVEDGYRVVVPDQRGYNLSEKPRSVRAYRLAELSRDVAELIASEGRESAHVVGHDWGGVVAWDLAYRYPDRIDRLGIVNAPHPTAYRQQLLSNPEQLRRGWYAMAFQLPWLPERLCRFDDFRLLEDALQGTAAEGTFTERELSQYRRAWRREGAVRGPLNWYRAIARHPPERRRDSLEQPTLVIWGEDDDAFVPELGLESVRFCERGRLERLPETSHWVPHERPAETIALLCDHLAGAD
- a CDS encoding helix-turn-helix domain-containing protein — its product is MAHATLTVTMPEQVWIQQVSTAYPAATFRVLAAVPGSESGFALVRITGSSVPEMVAEIETHPQVLELTVVQRSEREATIHFETTAPLLLFSARESGIPIELPVEIQDGEATIEVTGSRERLAELAEQLEQFGLQYRIERVQERLHQSQLLSERQLEVVSAAVDAGYYDTPRRCSLTELAGHLGIAKSTCSETLHRAEEAIVKQFVEDLPGEDRLEEQLASG